A region of the Pseudoprevotella muciniphila genome:
TTTTGAGGTACAAAATTAGTTCATTTTGCTGACTTAGGAGCAAAGTCACGTCAGAAATTGGACGTACTACATGTATTTCTGCATCAAGCCGTCGGCGGTGTCGTCACCCAGTTGTTTGGCGCGGTTGAAGTTTTCCTTTGCCTTCGTCTTGTTGCCCTTCTCACCGTAACAGATGCCCATGAAGCGATAGCAGTCCGCACTCTCAGGCAGGTTTTTGAGTATGTCCTCGCAGAGGCTGATGGCTTTGTCGTACTCGCCTATGTTCACATAGAGTGCGGCAATCTCAAGGTCGTAGAAGTCGCGGCTCGAAGCGTTAAAGCCGCGTGCGGTTTCGAGGTCTTCGAGTGCCTGCTGGTACATCTTGGCTTTCTCTGCCACCTTGCCGCGCTGGTAGTAGAATTCGTCGGTCAAACGCCTCGGACCAACGGTCTGTTCATAGTCCTTGAGGTCGGCATACGCCTTGCGGTATTCGCCTGCCTGGTCGAGGCGCCGCGCTCTCTCGAAGAGGTATTGGGCAGCGGTGAGGTCGTAAGGCTTCGTGCAGTGTGCCACCACGCTGTCCATCAGTGCGAGCACCTCCTGCTGCGAAGCACCGCAGCGTTCAGCAGAGAGCACCTCGTAATAGAAGGTCTCGTTTGTGCCATAGTGGCCAGCATTCACCTGTCTGAACTTCTCGCGCGCGGCAGCATAGTCCTTTTTGGCGAAGAGACAGCAGCCTTGCTGAACGAGGTATTGCGAGAGCGGGTTAGCATCGTATGCCATGACTGCCTCGTCGTATGATTTGTCAAAAGTCCACGTTCCTGCCTGACCGTCCTTCTCGTCGAGACACCTGTTGTAGATGGCGCGGCTGTAGGCATAGTGTATGGCATCGGCACGGAAATTGTCGTTCGCCAGCGACAGCGCCTTGGCATAGTCGGCATCGGCTTGGGCATAGTCCTTGTTCGCCACACTGGCATCCGCCCTCATCACATAGCCCTCCGGATTGTTGGGCCAGGCAGAGATAAAGTCGCTCAGTGCAGCGCCATACTGCGGGTCGTTGAGGTTGCCCATCAGATAGACGTAGGAATACGCGTCCTTTTCATCAGCCGGCAACACCTTGGGTATCAATATCTTGCGAAGGTCGGCATTAAGGGCACTCTGCGCATTGACGGTGAGGTCGTTGGCAAGGTGCACATCGATGGCGTATGCATTTGCCGCACCCTTACTCAGGTTTTCCTTTACCACTGCCACCACATTGCCTTGTGCATCAACAATGGGACAACCGAAATTAGTTGCCTGGTTTGCCACCGTTACATCGAAGAAAAAATACTCCTCATATTCTTCTGTCTTGAGCACACTGGCTCTGCTTACCACCTCACGCTT
Encoded here:
- a CDS encoding tetratricopeptide repeat-containing S1 family peptidase, with product MNRLFTLAVLSLSAVFAMAQPKNVGRALLKLTTYDEAGKVVKTVNAFVCGDASTAVASFDAFNGAARAVAVDLKGTTYNVVRILGASNDYDLVKFSIDGKGAPLPLLEGSGKNQKAGTTLYLVSSPDGKREVVSRASVLKTEEYEEYFFFDVTVANQATNFGCPIVDAQGNVVAVVKENLSKGAANAYAIDVHLANDLTVNAQSALNADLRKILIPKVLPADEKDAYSYVYLMGNLNDPQYGAALSDFISAWPNNPEGYVMRADASVANKDYAQADADYAKALSLANDNFRADAIHYAYSRAIYNRCLDEKDGQAGTWTFDKSYDEAVMAYDANPLSQYLVQQGCCLFAKKDYAAAREKFRQVNAGHYGTNETFYYEVLSAERCGASQQEVLALMDSVVAHCTKPYDLTAAQYLFERARRLDQAGEYRKAYADLKDYEQTVGPRRLTDEFYYQRGKVAEKAKMYQQALEDLETARGFNASSRDFYDLEIAALYVNIGEYDKAISLCEDILKNLPESADCYRFMGICYGEKGNKTKAKENFNRAKQLGDDTADGLMQKYM